In Anoplopoma fimbria isolate UVic2021 breed Golden Eagle Sablefish chromosome 22, Afim_UVic_2022, whole genome shotgun sequence, a genomic segment contains:
- the gbx2 gene encoding LOW QUALITY PROTEIN: homeobox protein GBX-2 (The sequence of the model RefSeq protein was modified relative to this genomic sequence to represent the inferred CDS: deleted 1 base in 1 codon) has protein sequence MSAAPSFMVMQRPLGSSSAFSIDSLIGGPPQPGPAHYVYTGYPMFMPYRSVVLPPPPPPPPPPPAAPPGLSSGHHPFCPGLALTSTLTSTLMASLPGGFSPQHHDAARKFCSQVLLPEDGKSFLTHDPEPSTGRAPSKEDSKEEESFSLDSDLDYSSDDNLTSTCTSTSTSTSTGHKEDEQGRRKAAGGGAGGGAGGGGGGGKNRRRRTAFTSEQLLELEKEFHCKKYLSLTERSQIAHALKLSEVQVKIWFQNRRAKWKRVKAGNVNNKSGEPSRNPKIVVPIPVHVSRFAIRSQHQQMEQARP, from the exons atGAGCGCTGCTCCGTCCTTCATGGTGATGCAGCGGCCTCTCGGAAGCTCCTCCGCCTTCAGCATCGACTCTCTGATCGGGGGTCCTCCTCAGCCCGGTCCGGCCCACTATGTGTACACCGGCTACCCGATGTTCATGCCGTACCGGTCCGTGgttctgcctcctcctcctcctcctcctcctcctcctcctgctgctcctccggGCCTCTCCTCCGGACACCACCCGTTCTGCCCCGGCCTGGCCCTGACCTCCACCCTGACCTCCACCCTGATGGCGTCTCTGCCCGGAGGCTTCTCCCCGCAGCACCACGACGCGGCCCGAAAGTTCTGCTCCCAGGTTCTGCTGCCGGAGGACGGGAAGAGCTTCCTCACGCACGACCCGGAGCCCAGCACAG GCAGAGCTCCCAGTAAGGAGGACTctaaggaggaggagagcttcTCCCTGGACAGCGACCTGGACTACAGCTCCGACGACAacctcacctccacctgcacctccacctccacctccacctccaccggACACAAGGAGGAC GAGCAGGGCCGGAGGAAGGccgcaggaggaggagcaggaggaggagcaggaggaggaggaggaggagggaagaacCGCAGGAGGAGGACGGCCTTCACCAGCgagcagctgctggagctggagaaggagttcCACTGTAAGAAGTACCTCTCCCTCACGGAGCGCTCCCAGATCGCTCACGCGCTGAAGCTCAGCGAGGTCCAGGTGAAgatctggttccagaaccggaGGGCCAAGTGGAAGCGGGTCAAGGCCGGGAACGTCAACAACAAGTCCGGGGAGCCGTCCCGGAACCCCAAGATAGTGGTGCCCATCCCGGTGCACGTCAGCCGGTTCGCCATCAGGAGTCAGCACCAGCAGATGGAGCAGGCCCGACCGTAG